aatgtggtaaatgactattgtagctggaaatagctgatttttaatggaatatctccatagaggtacagaggaacatttccagcaaccatcactcctgtgttctaatgctacattgtgttagctaatggtgttgaaaggctaattgatgattagaaaacccttgtgcagttatgttagctcatggataaaagtgggagttttactggaaaacatggaattatctgggtgaccccaaacttttgaacaggagtgtatatatagaaaaaGAATGTATAATGAGTCCTAAAACCTCCTCACCACTTCTGGAGTTGGCCTGAGAGGTAACCCTCCTGTTTGCTGACTGAGAGATGGTCTGAGTCTGAGGAGGGctcgtcctcctcctcaaaGTAGACTGAATATCTTCACTCGTGCTGGGAAACACCTCGATGTATCTGCAAACAGTAAAAGAAGAATTAATGTAATCACAAAGACgagtttgtttgtatttgaagTGTCGCACTTGCTACTTTCTGACAGTGATTCTGAGTTTTTGCAAGATTGAAACATAGTTTTAAAGGCTTACATGAGGTCTTGATAGGCTGGGAAAACAATCCAATCCCTGTAgacattattttgcatttgagcttttctttcaaaagtgtTTCAATTTTGTCTTCTTCTCCTGGTGCATTACCTTCAAATCTTAGTGCAAATCTTGCAAAAacttttattacatttcaaGCTTTCACActgagtttttttcagtttcagaatATCTGGTAAATTTGTTAATCTGCAGCATCCTACCTGCTTCCTATGaggtctctgtctctctgcagagCTTCGTCTGCTGCTTCCTGAGAGGTAAACTGCACAAAAGCCTCCCCAGACTTTCTTCCTTTGGAATCTGTGACGATGGTGATGCCGTTCTGCACAATATCCAAACCTGCAAATCACAGAAAGTAAGTAGTCTGTGACCGTTATTACCTGCAGTAACCAAAGGCAACATTTGTTACTGTCAATTTAAAGGATTGATCGACATTATTCATATTGAAAATGATCTCAGCTGATAAAGGAACATCCAACCAAAGCATCTTTTATAATGGTGGTGCAGGAAATGAGCACACTGAGCTGTGAAATCATAACATTTGCTGAGTGCCTGTGGTGATAGTTTGAGATTAACAGAGTCTAAAGTTGGATCAATTACAGAATTataatatgaaaacaaaacatctcaAGGATGAACTCACACTTTCAATTAGCTTTCAATGAGCAACACTTTTCCAACATACATGTCAGTTTACCCGAAAAGAAGTGAACAATGTCGTTCTCTGTGCAGGTGAAGGGAATCCCTCGGAGCATCACAACCCCATCTGATGGAGGCTGGACGGTTTTCTTCAGGATGGCTTCAGCATCACTGTTCGTCACCTCAGACACTGAGAGAAGGATTTTTATGATTCACATGAACAGAATTGTCCCTTAAACATAATTATAAACCTTTAAATGTGCATATAATGTGCTCTTTAAGAAAGCTTTAATGTCTACTGTGTGGTAGCTAATCAGTGCATTCGCCTGCTGTTGAACTTAATCTGTCTCTGGAGTTTTTACACAAACGAGAACCTCACACAGTATTTCTATCAGCTAAGTGTTGATTTAGACACCTGCCCTGTTGATAGAATGTGGATAAAGTACCCAACGCTGTGTGGACTGGTTGTTGTTTCCAGTTAGCTAATGTTTGCTTAAGTCTCAGATAGCAGGTTGTATTTTCAGGGCGTGAAATGCATCACCTGTACTTAATTTGAAAAGTTCTGACTACAAACAGGAAAAGATGACAAAGATGACAGTATACCTGCTGAGTTTTACAATAATGCATAAAAAAGGAGATAGATATAGATCTTAACACTCATTTGGGACATTGCTAAAGCCTGTAAAACAAACtactgcacagtggatcggtggttagcgttctcgccttgcagctaaaagatgCCCAGAAAGCAAACTGGGGTTCATGTcgcggccttcctgggatcttcctgcatgcaGTCTCCATGTTTTCCtctacatgtgtgggttttctccaagttctccagcttcctcccacagtccagaaacatgctgaggttaattagtgattctaaattgtccgtgagtgtgactgtttgtctctatatgtagtcctgtgatagactggtgacctgtccatgtgtcctctgccttcaccttaaccctcctgttgtcttcatttatgggcatcaaaaaaatgttgttgtcttgtctgaaaaaaattctgcaaaaaaattccccacatttctgaaaatttgcaaaaccttcaggaagaaaattccaataattccctaaaaaaaaaggcaagaaaattcttgtaaatattttcaaaaaaatgagtaaatatcttccaaaaaaatcctaaaaatatctaaagtgattatatatatatatgtaaaacttctaatattttctttaagacaggtatggcaacagcaaattttgatttcagctgaaaatgttcggtatacaatcttcgggggggggggtttcagtaaaatagaggtgatttagaatgaaaaacgtGTTTGTCACCTCGTCCCTCGTCATACTTTGAACCATTTTTCACCTTTACCGTcacttttctctcaagccaattccatcggaacttgtttttgacacttttatctatttctagcaccgatgactcttgatctttcgataaaaacctcatgattccaccgaaaacgatcccaatagctcaaaattccaacacgaacatgccgccatgaattgtaacaaaagaatgcatcgagcaatttgattggtccaatcgttggcagctaaccaatttcgaccaatcgcaaggccttttacaatgcagcaggagctagactggttctcttGGTCTGTTACGCTGCGGGAGCAACGCCGAGCGCGTCTCAAAAACGGGGAgaagagtaacaaaaacatacctcaccccccctaaaattttctcaacggatttggacgattcacagaaatgatcaatttgaaaattaaaacggcggatttccgcagaacggcggaaaattgccatgcctgttaagaacattcaccaaaaaatcaaccaaaattcagagaaattcgctggattttggttgattttttgatgaatgttcttaaagaaacattgttTCCaccaaagaaatgttgaaatcagaagtttcactgtgaagatatatttttttatacattttcaaactttgaaacgacacgagggttaagtcagctgggacagactccagtcccccacgaccctaatgaggattaagcggtgatAGAACCTCCAGTCCTTCGAGTCACTGCCTGGAAATTACAGATGTTACTAAGAACATTAATAAGTTCTGTTTAAATCCACTAAACCATGGCATTGGGCCAGTaaacctgcacacacactacCAGGACCCTaaaactgaagcagctaaatgaaATCTAGTTGTTATAAAGCTCTTTAGTCACATCTGTGCTATTTTCTCGCTGTGTATTCCAGTTTTCTGTGTGGAAGCCAGAGAGACAAACCTTCAACATATCGTGGACCGAGGTACTGCCGGTGCTTCTCCAGAGCTTTGCTGACGTCCTCCTCGTGCTCCATCTCGATGAAGGCCTGACCCGTCGGCCTCCCCAGCCGGTCCACAGACAGATGAATCCCCCTCTCACCCTCACGGATCCTACACTCTGAAACACGGTAATATTTATGATTTACATCAACTCAAATATGCCATaagatgtacactactgttcaaaagttttgggtcacccagacaatgccatgttctccatgaaaactcccacttttctccatgtgctaacataactgcacaagggttttctaatcatcaatgagcctttcaacaccattagctaacacaatgtagcattagaacacaggagtgatggttgctggaaatgttcttctgtacctctatggagatattccattaaaaatcagctgtttccagctacaatagtcatttaccacattaacaatgtctacactggatttatcattcatttaatggtatcttcattgaaaaaaaaatgcttttctttcaaaaataaggacatttctgagtgaccccagacttttgaacggtactgtatatgtgtatatataatattaattcCTTGTTTTCTTGGTACTTGACTTTACatattcaaaataaatatcTCAGTCTCAATCTCAATGCgaagaaagaaacagctgatcagacGTTTCAGAACTCATTTAGAAAAGGTGTTTATCTCCCATATATGTAcatttactctttttttaaaagtcaaaaacaccTCAAGAAAGTGTGAAAACTTCTTGTGAAATTCAGGAGGTTGTTTTGAATTTttccccagacttttgaacagtggtgtacaTGTAACATTGAAGCTTCACTTTACCATCGGTCTGCAAAAATGCCGACATTGTGTCACTTTTAATGTTCTTCGTGGTTTCATTCAGACAAACTCGAGAACAGCGATGCACGATAATGCACTAATAAAGAATACATCTAAACTAACAAAAAGCTAATCAAACTGTCTAAATAACTAATCGTCTAATTTATTTATGACTCCCTAAACATTAAAAGTTCTGTCCATGACATCACGTATGTCCAATATCCCCGACATATTCCAAGACAATTGTTAGTGCGTTACTAATTCCCTGTAgcattcagatttatttatcatatttttgtattttatcttttattattctTGTAgagtcttttgttttttaaattttggaaTTCCCATTTTGATTAGAGCCCTGCACAAGAATTCCTTTGTGCCTAGACTGTCTGCacacaaatggcaaataaaaaatcttaaatCTTGAATGACGACTTTACGAACAGTACGAAAAAATATCCTGACCGTTGTGTTGGAGCTGATTAACTGAGATAACTCAACCTTACTGAGGTAAAGTAAGTTTGCAGTGTTACTTGTTGCTGCATCTAGGTCTCCATGTCAGGTATAATTTATAATTACAGGTAATTATTGAAGTTACTGCTGTCGTTTCTCTTTCTTTGGAgatgctcatatggatcctgctgctgtttgaagcTGCAAGTATTTAATTAACTCAGAAGAAAGaatcctacaaacagctggaagcaacaaattcAATTCAGCTCCTGTTAAATCCTGAAttaattgttgttattattgagGACTCTGTTAAGTCTCCATCTTCAAGTCTCATTTTTATGGACGTTTTAGTTTGtaataaagtgtttttggaccaatAATGATGCTAAAATGTCCCCAAAGTCTTCACAAACTCACTTCACACAACTTAAAATACGCTAATTGTTCGTACCTATCTGTTAATGTGGCTCCATGCTGTTCAGACTAGTGCCATGCTAAAACTAAAATTGTTACTTGGTCCAACCTAGTAAGACTAAATCCTTAGATTTAAACACATTATACTTgcacagtaataaataaaaggtTTATCGCTCTCCAGACTCTCACCTCCAAAGAAGTGAAGGAGGTCCAGAGTGGTGCATGACCACGGGAGACCTTTCACCTGGACAATGTAAACCTCTTTGGTCTGTGTCTGTTTTGATTCAGGCTGGTAGGCCGGCAGTGGAGGGTATTCATCCTCACAAGACGATCCTGTCTGAAAGGTAAATGTCAGATAGAGCTGAATGATTTGGGGATAATAATGTGTAACAGACTTAAAACATGTAACAGACAATAACCACGAGATACAATCACACAAGAAGGTCGACATGAATGGATCAGACACGTGTATCCTAAATTGGAGCCTTTGagatttattaaatgttttgtttcacatcacaattttgatttaaaatcaataaattgtttaaCCACAGacctgctggagctgcagcacaTAGGGAAAACGGTTTTCTTgaacacacattttaattttctctactacttttctttcttttctttgttgttgtagaTACCAGTTCCAACAGTTTATAAATTACATAAAGCTCTTAGGTCAGGTCAACACAAGTTACTCGTTGTCCCACTAACCAAGAATAAAACCCGTGGTGACTGCTTTCCAAGCTCTCGCACCAAAGCTGTGGAATACTCTTCCTCAAGAGCTGAGATCGGTCGACTCCTGTGAAGCTTCTATGAGGCAGCTTTTTATTTAGACAGGCTTTTGGCTGACCTCtagctgctgtattttatttactctttgtgataaactgtattttagctgttttccCGTTTTatctgttcatgtgtgtgtgtgtgtgtgtgtgtgtgtgtgtgtgtgtgtgtgtgtgtgtgtgtatattattactgtttttaattcagttttattattcatgtaaagcactttgtgatttttgtatctgtgaaaggtgctatataaataaattttacttaCATATAACAACATATTCAACATAAAAACTCTTCTTTCTCATTAATATAATCTAAGACAAACCTGTGTGTCATTGCAATGTGCAATactgcacctgaaaaatgaaatattgcatatTGCAATGACATGTACAATTAAGTTTTAATGTACCACATGCCATTGTAATgtgaaatgtgtcatttttcagctgTGATATTTTATTATCGTGTAATACTTCTCATTTTATCTGCAGTATTTCTTTATCACGTGTGGTAAGACTTTACTGCTTCAGTATCATTGCAAGTACTACTTATTTATTCTAGTTTTATTGTAGGataaatattcttattttaaataattatcacTCGTACATTATGTAATTGTATTTTGTGAAGAAATCCCTTTGGgaataataaagttaaaataaaacttggTTAATATGGAGGTAAAATTACTGTGCCAGATATTGGTAAatgaatattataataataataataacaataataataataataataataataataataataacaacaacaacaataatacatgagaataaatgcagttaaTAGAATAGTAACAACACATACGTAATACTAGCAATAGTTCTGAGGtaataaattattataattagatattatatatatatattttataattatatatttgcCTTTGAATTTAAAGGCAGTAGTAGTAGAAGTTTAAAGTAGCATAGGTGCTAATTTTTGAGGCGCTTCCTTCTAATAAAACtacctaaaaaataaaatttcttaaaaatacTAACATTGTACTTGAACACAGTACTTGTTTAAGATTAAACGGCTAATTATTAATAATGTAGAGGCCTATAAAAGTGTTCTAGAAACATCTTTAGCTCCGTTTTAACGACCTCCTGGGTCTCAGTGACCGCTTCACGCTCACTCTCTCCGGGGCTAACCTTGGTACAGAAGCGGCGCTGGCTGCAGCTCACGGCGGGCTGCAGCTCACCGAGCCTCGGCAGATAGACTGTCCGGGCCGCCGTGGTCCAGGTCCGGTTCTGAGTGAAGCCGCTCCGTGTTGTTTTGACGACGGCCGCCGGTAACGT
Above is a genomic segment from Amphiprion ocellaris isolate individual 3 ecotype Okinawa chromosome 6, ASM2253959v1, whole genome shotgun sequence containing:
- the grsf1 gene encoding G-rich sequence factor 1 isoform X2; amino-acid sequence: MSGTGRSLLALLQRCVAVTQLTLPAAVVKTTRSGFTQNRTWTTAARTVYLPRLGELQPAVSCSQRRFCTKTGSSCEDEYPPLPAYQPESKQTQTKEVYIVQVKGLPWSCTTLDLLHFFGECRIREGERGIHLSVDRLGRPTGQAFIEMEHEEDVSKALEKHRQYLGPRYVEVSEVTNSDAEAILKKTVQPPSDGVVMLRGIPFTCTENDIVHFFSGKLTCLDIVQNGITIVTDSKGRKSGEAFVQFTSQEAADEALQRDRDLIGSRYIEVFPSTSEDIQSTLRRRTSPPQTQTISQSANRRVTSQANSRSVSPQSSTVPLHYIHMRGLPFQVSGEDIAKFFYPLVVSKILIECGPNGRPSGEADVYFSCHRDALAAMSRDRMNIGHRYIELFLNSVPDCDGR
- the grsf1 gene encoding G-rich sequence factor 1 isoform X3, coding for MSGTGRSLLALLQRCVAVTQLTLPAAVVKTTRSGFTQNRTWTTAARTVYLPRLGELQPAVSCSQRRFCTKTGSSCEDEYPPLPAYQPESKQTQTKEVYIVQVKGLPWSCTTLDLLHFFGECRIREGERGIHLSVDRLGRPTGQAFIEMEHEEDVSKALEKHRQYLGPRYVEVSEVTNSDAEAILKKTVQPPSDGVVMLRGIPFTCTENDIVHFFSGLDIVQNGITIVTDSKGRKSGEAFVQFTSQEAADEALQRDRDLIGSRYIEVFPSTSEDIQSTLRRRTSPPQTQTISQSANRRVTSQANSRSVSPQSSTVPLHYIHMRGLPFQVSGEDIAKFFYPLVVSKILIECGPNGRPSGEADVYFSCHRDALAAMSRDRMNIGHRYIELFLNSVPDCDGR